One genomic region from Nilaparvata lugens isolate BPH chromosome 3, ASM1435652v1, whole genome shotgun sequence encodes:
- the LOC111049631 gene encoding tubulin glycylase 3A isoform X5 has translation MNNSKEDGSQQEGSIEKFGLFKSVENPNFESIPPFIRSKIEMTVQKAIQQKKIFSLGKATYYRTIKDTFLRRGWIQKTGYEEALWSKKNKRPEDLEELYCQSLLRAAPVTILWTRYISDWNTIDPKTIVNRFPILKGKEHFCSKIGLNNNLQDAYWFHEDGVSAVKFPRTYNLQNPAELKSFIDDYVITACISLLKIIIRDKIEPTESYNLFQIGGKIPLDVIYYAIKKCDEYITFREHGDLDEDPTSRAVSPSTDDLLKLYDYYLSNYSRIVEQKDSFTISTAQEMKFQDLYNACRLILQSLPKFIPQVDSDGYRNLWLVKDSDSSCGKGVWVLRKLSDVLGRGKTSVKGKTSRYIVQKYIERPLLIYNTKFDIRQWFLVTRINPLQIWMYRKSYLRFSSQPFSLDDTHEAVHLCNNSIQRKYPVHPERHPALPRNNMWDSTTFRRYLKFIGQEEKWAKVIYPSMKASIIAALQVSQDDIVDRPNSFELYGADFILTEDFSPWLIEINSSPAMHASTSVTGKLCSQCYKDVIKDLCFRTCRPSG, from the exons atgaataactcTAAAG aggATGGATCTCAACAAGAAGGCTCTATTGAAAAATTTGGATTGTTTAAATCAGTTGAAAATCCCAATTTCGAATCTATTCCACCTTTTATCCGAAGTAAAATCGAAATGACGGTTCAAAAAGCCATCCAG CAAAAAAAGATATTTTCTTTGGGAAAAGCTACCTACTACCGCACTATAAAGGATACATTCTTAAGAAGAGGATGGATTCAAAAAACTG GATATGAGGAAGCCTTATGGTCAAAAAAGAACAAGAGACCTGAGGATTTAGAAGAACTCTACTGTCAAAGTCTGCTCCGCGCAGCCCCTGTGACAATCTTGTGGACCAGATACATTTCTGATTGGAATACTATTGATCCAAAAACGATTGTCAACAGATTCCCCATATTGAAGGGAAAAGAACATTTCTGTTCAAAG ATTGGATTGAATAATAACCTGCAGGATGCTTACTGGTTTCATGAAGATGGTGTATCTGCAGTCAAATTCCCTCGAACATACAACTTACAAAATCCAGCTGAATTGAAAAGTTTCATTGATGATTATGTGATTACTGCATGCATTAGTCTTCTTAAAATCATAATAAGAGATAAGATTGAGCCTACGGAATCGTACAATCTTTTCCAAATAGGAGGGAAG ATACCTTTGGACGTTATCTACTACGCTATAAAGAAATGTGACGAGTATATAACTTTTCGAGAGCATGGAGATCTAGATGAAGATCCGACAAGCAGAGCAGTCAGCCCTTCTACTGATGATTTATTGAAGTTGTACGACTATTATTTGAGCAACTACAGTAGAATAGTCGAACAAAAAGACTCATTCACGATATCTACTGCTCAAGAAATGAAA ttTCAGGATTTGTACAATGCATGTCGGTTGATTCTTCAATCACTACCGAAATTCATTCCCCAAGTAGATTCGGATGGCTACCGGAATTTATGGCTTGTCAAAGATTCTGATTCGAGTTGTGGAAAAGGAGTGTGGGTTCTGAGAAAATTATCCGACGTATTGGGCAGAGGAAAAACGTCTGTCAAGGGAAAGACTTCGCGGTACATTGTTCAAAAGTACATTG AAAGGCCTCTGCTTATTTATAATACCAAATTTGATATACGTCAGTGGTTTCTTGTAACAAGAATCAACCCATTACAAATTTGGATGTACAg GAAAAGTTATCTGAGATTCAGCTCCCAACCGTTTTCTCTGGATGACACTCACGAGGCAGTTCACTTATGTAATAATAGCATTCAGAGAAAGTATCCTGTACATCCAGAGAGGCATCCAGCGCTTCCAAGAAACAACATGTGGGATTCCACAACATTTCGAAGATATCTCAA ATTTATTGGACAAGAAGAAAAATGGGCCAAAGTGATCTACCCCAGCATGAAAGCCAGCATCATAGCAGCCCTACAAGTGTCACAAGACGACATAGTCGACAGGCCAAATAGCTTTGAACTGTATGGAGCAGATTTCATACTAACTGAGGATTTTTCACCATGGTTGATAGAGATCAATTCTTCACCTGCTATGCATGCCTCAACAAGTGTTACTGGAAAACTTTGTTCGCAATGCTATAAAGATGTTATCAAAG acctatgttttcgtaCTTGCCGGCcaagcggctaa
- the LOC111049631 gene encoding uncharacterized protein LOC111049631 isoform X1 gives MNNSKEDGSQQEGSIEKFGLFKSVENPNFESIPPFIRSKIEMTVQKAIQQKKIFSLGKATYYRTIKDTFLRRGWIQKTGYEEALWSKKNKRPEDLEELYCQSLLRAAPVTILWTRYISDWNTIDPKTIVNRFPILKGKEHFCSKIGLNNNLQDAYWFHEDGVSAVKFPRTYNLQNPAELKSFIDDYVITACISLLKIIIRDKIEPTESYNLFQIGGKIPLDVIYYAIKKCDEYITFREHGDLDEDPTSRAVSPSTDDLLKLYDYYLSNYSRIVEQKDSFTISTAQEMKFQDLYNACRLILQSLPKFIPQVDSDGYRNLWLVKDSDSSCGKGVWVLRKLSDVLGRGKTSVKGKTSRYIVQKYIERPLLIYNTKFDIRQWFLVTRINPLQIWMYRKSYLRFSSQPFSLDDTHEAVHLCNNSIQRKYPVHPERHPALPRNNMWDSTTFRRYLKFIGQEEKWAKVIYPSMKASIIAALQVSQDDIVDRPNSFELYGADFILTEDFSPWLIEINSSPAMHASTSVTGKLCSQCYKDVIKVVIDYNKSQQANTGDFELIYKQSIFYKQLSPEWNFPNIYTYGTQLKLIKKQNQIEPLPIMNALKMKKWRNLELDSTDLEDVQKKLLRQQRKNFMRAEDKASFNILAVESKNTSTENIKYGKHTSNFNGRRINNEPDENLKKTFLRSSQKIKYITLPKITTVNRTYFQVMERNNTINILEQQLEPENKDPLLRMPSGTNLAGLRMDFIEMTVEDFNKDNNPPMQDFKPHERKSRRVYDNQALLLIDDYEKPLNSLGINRQNAQNRTNFLPEGSQVENSSLIDANDTRRFCKEDTEIYLSQDNSKTSTSKESGGNVDSNINLYHLQINSFDKRFNDRIESIETDKMCITNNYHSHCEETYTNLLDDIYGSTHYEALEDQQSDSLIRDRLFYRTLHHNEQQLISNGIDRKCLLNIYLTMKKDNDNLYETSNDRSFVEIESANNVLNYIFYIHPSNRLDNEINDNPPIMREDSSSFIQEPDENCTINASLQIEGSMNYNERIDKLLEYDVSTILEEKNDQRTLQPQECSIQRHSNTNLCNFETIEFENQGPTDKSAVKNSKENICTGKGSNKILPYKRTALQNNYSRLFSACLLIFISAVLFLGYILLFHDNLSSLDWIYSYLETFKSITD, from the exons atgaataactcTAAAG aggATGGATCTCAACAAGAAGGCTCTATTGAAAAATTTGGATTGTTTAAATCAGTTGAAAATCCCAATTTCGAATCTATTCCACCTTTTATCCGAAGTAAAATCGAAATGACGGTTCAAAAAGCCATCCAG CAAAAAAAGATATTTTCTTTGGGAAAAGCTACCTACTACCGCACTATAAAGGATACATTCTTAAGAAGAGGATGGATTCAAAAAACTG GATATGAGGAAGCCTTATGGTCAAAAAAGAACAAGAGACCTGAGGATTTAGAAGAACTCTACTGTCAAAGTCTGCTCCGCGCAGCCCCTGTGACAATCTTGTGGACCAGATACATTTCTGATTGGAATACTATTGATCCAAAAACGATTGTCAACAGATTCCCCATATTGAAGGGAAAAGAACATTTCTGTTCAAAG ATTGGATTGAATAATAACCTGCAGGATGCTTACTGGTTTCATGAAGATGGTGTATCTGCAGTCAAATTCCCTCGAACATACAACTTACAAAATCCAGCTGAATTGAAAAGTTTCATTGATGATTATGTGATTACTGCATGCATTAGTCTTCTTAAAATCATAATAAGAGATAAGATTGAGCCTACGGAATCGTACAATCTTTTCCAAATAGGAGGGAAG ATACCTTTGGACGTTATCTACTACGCTATAAAGAAATGTGACGAGTATATAACTTTTCGAGAGCATGGAGATCTAGATGAAGATCCGACAAGCAGAGCAGTCAGCCCTTCTACTGATGATTTATTGAAGTTGTACGACTATTATTTGAGCAACTACAGTAGAATAGTCGAACAAAAAGACTCATTCACGATATCTACTGCTCAAGAAATGAAA ttTCAGGATTTGTACAATGCATGTCGGTTGATTCTTCAATCACTACCGAAATTCATTCCCCAAGTAGATTCGGATGGCTACCGGAATTTATGGCTTGTCAAAGATTCTGATTCGAGTTGTGGAAAAGGAGTGTGGGTTCTGAGAAAATTATCCGACGTATTGGGCAGAGGAAAAACGTCTGTCAAGGGAAAGACTTCGCGGTACATTGTTCAAAAGTACATTG AAAGGCCTCTGCTTATTTATAATACCAAATTTGATATACGTCAGTGGTTTCTTGTAACAAGAATCAACCCATTACAAATTTGGATGTACAg GAAAAGTTATCTGAGATTCAGCTCCCAACCGTTTTCTCTGGATGACACTCACGAGGCAGTTCACTTATGTAATAATAGCATTCAGAGAAAGTATCCTGTACATCCAGAGAGGCATCCAGCGCTTCCAAGAAACAACATGTGGGATTCCACAACATTTCGAAGATATCTCAA ATTTATTGGACAAGAAGAAAAATGGGCCAAAGTGATCTACCCCAGCATGAAAGCCAGCATCATAGCAGCCCTACAAGTGTCACAAGACGACATAGTCGACAGGCCAAATAGCTTTGAACTGTATGGAGCAGATTTCATACTAACTGAGGATTTTTCACCATGGTTGATAGAGATCAATTCTTCACCTGCTATGCATGCCTCAACAAGTGTTACTGGAAAACTTTGTTCGCAATGCTATAAAGATGTTATCAAAG ttgtaATTGACTATAACAAGAGTCAACAAGCTAACACTGGAGATTTCGAGTTAATTTACAAACAGAGTATTTTTTACAAACAGTTGAGTCCTGAATGGAATTTTCCCAATATTTATACGTATGGTACACAGCTGAAACTTATCAAGAAACAGAACCAAATAGAACCATTGCCTATAATGAACGCcttaaaaatgaagaaatggAGAAATCTTGAACTTGATTCCACTGATCTTGAGGACGTTCAAAAAAAATTGCTGCGCCAGCAACGGAAAAATTTCATGAGAGCTGAGGATAAAGCATCATTTAACATACTTGCCGTTGAAAGTAAAAATACATcaactgaaaatatcaaatacGGAAAACATACCTCAAACTTTAATGGAAGACGTATAAACAACGAACCAGATGAAAATCTTAAAAAGACGTTCTTACGTTCATCGCAGAAAATCAAATACATAACGCTACCAAAAATTACAACGGTGAATAGAACTTACTTTCAAGTAATGGAGAggaataatacaataaacatTCTAGAGCAACAACTTGAACCTGAAAACAAAGATCCTCTGTTGAGAATGCCTAGTGGTACAAATTTGGCAGGATTGAGAATGGATTTCATTGAAATGACGGTTGAAGATTTCAACAAGGATAATAATCCACCTATGCAAGATTTTAAACCACATGAAAGAAAATCAAGACGAGTATACGATAATCAAGCATTGCTTTTAATTGATGATTATGAGAAACCTCTAAATAGTTTGGGAATTAATCGTCAAAACGCACAAAATCGAACCAATTTCCTTCCGGAAGGATCGCAAGTCGAAAATAGTTCTCTAATTGATGCAAATGATACAAGAAGATTTTGTAAAGAGGATACAGAAATTTATCTTTCTCAGGATAATTCCAAAACTTCCACTTCTAAAGAAAGTGGAGGAAATGTAGATTCAAATATAAACTTATATCACTTGCAAATAAACTCATTTGATAAAAGATTCAATGACagaatagaatctatagaaacTGATAAAATGTGCATCACAAATAATTACCATTCACACTGTGAAGAGACCTATACAAATTTATTGGATGATATTTATGGAAGTACCCATTATGAGGCTTTGGAAGACCAACAATCAGATAGTTTGATTAGGGATCGCCTTTTCTATAGAACTCTCCATCATAATGAACAGCAATTAATATCAAATGGAATTGATAGAAAGTGCTTATTGAACATCTATCTAACTATGAAAAAAGATAACGACAATTTATATGAGACAAGCAATGATAGATCTTTTGTGGAAATTGAATCTGCAAATAATGTTTTGAACTATATATTTTACATACATCCTTCAAATAGGCTGGACAATGAAATTAATGATAACCCTCCCATTATGAGAGAAGATAGTTCATCATTTATTCAAGAACCAGATGAAAATTGTACTATCAACGCAAGTTTACAAATTGAAGGAAGCATGAACTATAATGAAAGGATTGACAAGTTGCTGGAATACGATGTTTCAACTAtacttgaagaaaaaaatgatcaACGGACCCTGCAACCCCAAGAATGTTCAATTCAGAGGCATTCTAATACAAATCTGTGCAATTTTGAAACAATCGAATTTGAAAATCAAGGTCCAACAGATAAAAGTGCAGTGAAAAATTCGAAAGAAAACATTTGTACTGGAAAAGGAAGCAACAAAATTTTACCTTATAAAAGGACTGCGCTTCAGAACAACTATAGCAGATTATTCTCAGCATGcttacttatatttatttcagCAGTACTATTTCTAGGTTATATTCTACTATTTCACGATAATTTGAGTTCACTTGATTGGATTTATAGTTATTTGGAAACATTCAAATCAATCACTGATTAA
- the LOC111049631 gene encoding uncharacterized protein LOC111049631 isoform X3, with product MNNSKEDGSQQEGSIEKFGLFKSVENPNFESIPPFIRSKIEMTVQKAIQQKKIFSLGKATYYRTIKDTFLRRGWIQKTGYEEALWSKKNKRPEDLEELYCQSLLRAAPVTILWTRYISDWNTIDPKTIVNRFPILKGKEHFCSKIPLDVIYYAIKKCDEYITFREHGDLDEDPTSRAVSPSTDDLLKLYDYYLSNYSRIVEQKDSFTISTAQEMKFQDLYNACRLILQSLPKFIPQVDSDGYRNLWLVKDSDSSCGKGVWVLRKLSDVLGRGKTSVKGKTSRYIVQKYIERPLLIYNTKFDIRQWFLVTRINPLQIWMYRKSYLRFSSQPFSLDDTHEAVHLCNNSIQRKYPVHPERHPALPRNNMWDSTTFRRYLKFIGQEEKWAKVIYPSMKASIIAALQVSQDDIVDRPNSFELYGADFILTEDFSPWLIEINSSPAMHASTSVTGKLCSQCYKDVIKVVIDYNKSQQANTGDFELIYKQSIFYKQLSPEWNFPNIYTYGTQLKLIKKQNQIEPLPIMNALKMKKWRNLELDSTDLEDVQKKLLRQQRKNFMRAEDKASFNILAVESKNTSTENIKYGKHTSNFNGRRINNEPDENLKKTFLRSSQKIKYITLPKITTVNRTYFQVMERNNTINILEQQLEPENKDPLLRMPSGTNLAGLRMDFIEMTVEDFNKDNNPPMQDFKPHERKSRRVYDNQALLLIDDYEKPLNSLGINRQNAQNRTNFLPEGSQVENSSLIDANDTRRFCKEDTEIYLSQDNSKTSTSKESGGNVDSNINLYHLQINSFDKRFNDRIESIETDKMCITNNYHSHCEETYTNLLDDIYGSTHYEALEDQQSDSLIRDRLFYRTLHHNEQQLISNGIDRKCLLNIYLTMKKDNDNLYETSNDRSFVEIESANNVLNYIFYIHPSNRLDNEINDNPPIMREDSSSFIQEPDENCTINASLQIEGSMNYNERIDKLLEYDVSTILEEKNDQRTLQPQECSIQRHSNTNLCNFETIEFENQGPTDKSAVKNSKENICTGKGSNKILPYKRTALQNNYSRLFSACLLIFISAVLFLGYILLFHDNLSSLDWIYSYLETFKSITD from the exons atgaataactcTAAAG aggATGGATCTCAACAAGAAGGCTCTATTGAAAAATTTGGATTGTTTAAATCAGTTGAAAATCCCAATTTCGAATCTATTCCACCTTTTATCCGAAGTAAAATCGAAATGACGGTTCAAAAAGCCATCCAG CAAAAAAAGATATTTTCTTTGGGAAAAGCTACCTACTACCGCACTATAAAGGATACATTCTTAAGAAGAGGATGGATTCAAAAAACTG GATATGAGGAAGCCTTATGGTCAAAAAAGAACAAGAGACCTGAGGATTTAGAAGAACTCTACTGTCAAAGTCTGCTCCGCGCAGCCCCTGTGACAATCTTGTGGACCAGATACATTTCTGATTGGAATACTATTGATCCAAAAACGATTGTCAACAGATTCCCCATATTGAAGGGAAAAGAACATTTCTGTTCAAAG ATACCTTTGGACGTTATCTACTACGCTATAAAGAAATGTGACGAGTATATAACTTTTCGAGAGCATGGAGATCTAGATGAAGATCCGACAAGCAGAGCAGTCAGCCCTTCTACTGATGATTTATTGAAGTTGTACGACTATTATTTGAGCAACTACAGTAGAATAGTCGAACAAAAAGACTCATTCACGATATCTACTGCTCAAGAAATGAAA ttTCAGGATTTGTACAATGCATGTCGGTTGATTCTTCAATCACTACCGAAATTCATTCCCCAAGTAGATTCGGATGGCTACCGGAATTTATGGCTTGTCAAAGATTCTGATTCGAGTTGTGGAAAAGGAGTGTGGGTTCTGAGAAAATTATCCGACGTATTGGGCAGAGGAAAAACGTCTGTCAAGGGAAAGACTTCGCGGTACATTGTTCAAAAGTACATTG AAAGGCCTCTGCTTATTTATAATACCAAATTTGATATACGTCAGTGGTTTCTTGTAACAAGAATCAACCCATTACAAATTTGGATGTACAg GAAAAGTTATCTGAGATTCAGCTCCCAACCGTTTTCTCTGGATGACACTCACGAGGCAGTTCACTTATGTAATAATAGCATTCAGAGAAAGTATCCTGTACATCCAGAGAGGCATCCAGCGCTTCCAAGAAACAACATGTGGGATTCCACAACATTTCGAAGATATCTCAA ATTTATTGGACAAGAAGAAAAATGGGCCAAAGTGATCTACCCCAGCATGAAAGCCAGCATCATAGCAGCCCTACAAGTGTCACAAGACGACATAGTCGACAGGCCAAATAGCTTTGAACTGTATGGAGCAGATTTCATACTAACTGAGGATTTTTCACCATGGTTGATAGAGATCAATTCTTCACCTGCTATGCATGCCTCAACAAGTGTTACTGGAAAACTTTGTTCGCAATGCTATAAAGATGTTATCAAAG ttgtaATTGACTATAACAAGAGTCAACAAGCTAACACTGGAGATTTCGAGTTAATTTACAAACAGAGTATTTTTTACAAACAGTTGAGTCCTGAATGGAATTTTCCCAATATTTATACGTATGGTACACAGCTGAAACTTATCAAGAAACAGAACCAAATAGAACCATTGCCTATAATGAACGCcttaaaaatgaagaaatggAGAAATCTTGAACTTGATTCCACTGATCTTGAGGACGTTCAAAAAAAATTGCTGCGCCAGCAACGGAAAAATTTCATGAGAGCTGAGGATAAAGCATCATTTAACATACTTGCCGTTGAAAGTAAAAATACATcaactgaaaatatcaaatacGGAAAACATACCTCAAACTTTAATGGAAGACGTATAAACAACGAACCAGATGAAAATCTTAAAAAGACGTTCTTACGTTCATCGCAGAAAATCAAATACATAACGCTACCAAAAATTACAACGGTGAATAGAACTTACTTTCAAGTAATGGAGAggaataatacaataaacatTCTAGAGCAACAACTTGAACCTGAAAACAAAGATCCTCTGTTGAGAATGCCTAGTGGTACAAATTTGGCAGGATTGAGAATGGATTTCATTGAAATGACGGTTGAAGATTTCAACAAGGATAATAATCCACCTATGCAAGATTTTAAACCACATGAAAGAAAATCAAGACGAGTATACGATAATCAAGCATTGCTTTTAATTGATGATTATGAGAAACCTCTAAATAGTTTGGGAATTAATCGTCAAAACGCACAAAATCGAACCAATTTCCTTCCGGAAGGATCGCAAGTCGAAAATAGTTCTCTAATTGATGCAAATGATACAAGAAGATTTTGTAAAGAGGATACAGAAATTTATCTTTCTCAGGATAATTCCAAAACTTCCACTTCTAAAGAAAGTGGAGGAAATGTAGATTCAAATATAAACTTATATCACTTGCAAATAAACTCATTTGATAAAAGATTCAATGACagaatagaatctatagaaacTGATAAAATGTGCATCACAAATAATTACCATTCACACTGTGAAGAGACCTATACAAATTTATTGGATGATATTTATGGAAGTACCCATTATGAGGCTTTGGAAGACCAACAATCAGATAGTTTGATTAGGGATCGCCTTTTCTATAGAACTCTCCATCATAATGAACAGCAATTAATATCAAATGGAATTGATAGAAAGTGCTTATTGAACATCTATCTAACTATGAAAAAAGATAACGACAATTTATATGAGACAAGCAATGATAGATCTTTTGTGGAAATTGAATCTGCAAATAATGTTTTGAACTATATATTTTACATACATCCTTCAAATAGGCTGGACAATGAAATTAATGATAACCCTCCCATTATGAGAGAAGATAGTTCATCATTTATTCAAGAACCAGATGAAAATTGTACTATCAACGCAAGTTTACAAATTGAAGGAAGCATGAACTATAATGAAAGGATTGACAAGTTGCTGGAATACGATGTTTCAACTAtacttgaagaaaaaaatgatcaACGGACCCTGCAACCCCAAGAATGTTCAATTCAGAGGCATTCTAATACAAATCTGTGCAATTTTGAAACAATCGAATTTGAAAATCAAGGTCCAACAGATAAAAGTGCAGTGAAAAATTCGAAAGAAAACATTTGTACTGGAAAAGGAAGCAACAAAATTTTACCTTATAAAAGGACTGCGCTTCAGAACAACTATAGCAGATTATTCTCAGCATGcttacttatatttatttcagCAGTACTATTTCTAGGTTATATTCTACTATTTCACGATAATTTGAGTTCACTTGATTGGATTTATAGTTATTTGGAAACATTCAAATCAATCACTGATTAA
- the LOC111049631 gene encoding tubulin glycylase 3A isoform X4, translated as MNNSKEDGSQQEGSIEKFGLFKSVENPNFESIPPFIRSKIEMTVQKAIQQKKIFSLGKATYYRTIKDTFLRRGWIQKTGYEEALWSKKNKRPEDLEELYCQSLLRAAPVTILWTRYISDWNTIDPKTIVNRFPILKGKEHFCSKIGLNNNLQDAYWFHEDGVSAVKFPRTYNLQNPAELKSFIDDYVITACISLLKIIIRDKIEPTESYNLFQIGGKIPLDVIYYAIKKCDEYITFREHGDLDEDPTSRAVSPSTDDLLKLYDYYLSNYSRIVEQKDSFTISTAQEMKFQDLYNACRLILQSLPKFIPQVDSDGYRNLWLVKDSDSSCGKGVWVLRKLSDVLGRGKTSVKGKTSRYIVQKYIERPLLIYNTKFDIRQWFLVTRINPLQIWMYRKSYLRFSSQPFSLDDTHEAVHLCNNSIQRKYPVHPERHPALPRNNMWDSTTFRRYLKFIGQEEKWAKVIYPSMKASIIAALQVSQDDIVDRPNSFELYGADFILTEDFSPWLIEINSSPAMHASTSVTGKLCSQCYKDVIKVQYAESTYRYCPDSNTLHSTSTQTSTVSDYHEHFTFEKRYKLKVDKK; from the exons atgaataactcTAAAG aggATGGATCTCAACAAGAAGGCTCTATTGAAAAATTTGGATTGTTTAAATCAGTTGAAAATCCCAATTTCGAATCTATTCCACCTTTTATCCGAAGTAAAATCGAAATGACGGTTCAAAAAGCCATCCAG CAAAAAAAGATATTTTCTTTGGGAAAAGCTACCTACTACCGCACTATAAAGGATACATTCTTAAGAAGAGGATGGATTCAAAAAACTG GATATGAGGAAGCCTTATGGTCAAAAAAGAACAAGAGACCTGAGGATTTAGAAGAACTCTACTGTCAAAGTCTGCTCCGCGCAGCCCCTGTGACAATCTTGTGGACCAGATACATTTCTGATTGGAATACTATTGATCCAAAAACGATTGTCAACAGATTCCCCATATTGAAGGGAAAAGAACATTTCTGTTCAAAG ATTGGATTGAATAATAACCTGCAGGATGCTTACTGGTTTCATGAAGATGGTGTATCTGCAGTCAAATTCCCTCGAACATACAACTTACAAAATCCAGCTGAATTGAAAAGTTTCATTGATGATTATGTGATTACTGCATGCATTAGTCTTCTTAAAATCATAATAAGAGATAAGATTGAGCCTACGGAATCGTACAATCTTTTCCAAATAGGAGGGAAG ATACCTTTGGACGTTATCTACTACGCTATAAAGAAATGTGACGAGTATATAACTTTTCGAGAGCATGGAGATCTAGATGAAGATCCGACAAGCAGAGCAGTCAGCCCTTCTACTGATGATTTATTGAAGTTGTACGACTATTATTTGAGCAACTACAGTAGAATAGTCGAACAAAAAGACTCATTCACGATATCTACTGCTCAAGAAATGAAA ttTCAGGATTTGTACAATGCATGTCGGTTGATTCTTCAATCACTACCGAAATTCATTCCCCAAGTAGATTCGGATGGCTACCGGAATTTATGGCTTGTCAAAGATTCTGATTCGAGTTGTGGAAAAGGAGTGTGGGTTCTGAGAAAATTATCCGACGTATTGGGCAGAGGAAAAACGTCTGTCAAGGGAAAGACTTCGCGGTACATTGTTCAAAAGTACATTG AAAGGCCTCTGCTTATTTATAATACCAAATTTGATATACGTCAGTGGTTTCTTGTAACAAGAATCAACCCATTACAAATTTGGATGTACAg GAAAAGTTATCTGAGATTCAGCTCCCAACCGTTTTCTCTGGATGACACTCACGAGGCAGTTCACTTATGTAATAATAGCATTCAGAGAAAGTATCCTGTACATCCAGAGAGGCATCCAGCGCTTCCAAGAAACAACATGTGGGATTCCACAACATTTCGAAGATATCTCAA ATTTATTGGACAAGAAGAAAAATGGGCCAAAGTGATCTACCCCAGCATGAAAGCCAGCATCATAGCAGCCCTACAAGTGTCACAAGACGACATAGTCGACAGGCCAAATAGCTTTGAACTGTATGGAGCAGATTTCATACTAACTGAGGATTTTTCACCATGGTTGATAGAGATCAATTCTTCACCTGCTATGCATGCCTCAACAAGTGTTACTGGAAAACTTTGTTCGCAATGCTATAAAGATGTTATCAAAG